One region of Limnospira fusiformis SAG 85.79 genomic DNA includes:
- a CDS encoding RNA-guided endonuclease InsQ/TnpB family protein translates to MPYKAFRTKLKLNDRQATLMAKHAGYARFVFNWGLHLWRSAYEEGLKPNINSIKKVFTNYVKPEYPWMSELSSKVYQYAFINLGDAFKRFFKGISSYPKFKKKGYHDSFTLDNSGKPFNLSGTRHKLPFVGWVSTFEALPPSLVKKVTITRQAGDWYMSFFVETTPEITPKFRERIGVDLGINNLATCSDGTKFSNPKAYKAATKKLARLQRHLSRKVKGSKNRAKCLLKVQKLHQRVANIRRDTIHKITTFLAKNHSQVVIEDLNVSGMLKNHGLAGSIADASFYEFRRQLGYKAERYGSKLIIADRFYPSSQLCSNCGHRQKMPLVRRTFECPNCGLKIDRDLNASINLEKSPGSDDYTCGRGAADSPGRSQK, encoded by the coding sequence ATGCCTTACAAAGCTTTCCGGACAAAACTAAAACTCAATGACCGTCAAGCCACCTTGATGGCCAAACACGCGGGTTATGCTCGGTTCGTGTTTAATTGGGGATTACACTTATGGAGGTCAGCTTATGAAGAGGGACTCAAGCCTAATATCAACTCCATTAAAAAGGTTTTTACGAATTATGTGAAACCTGAATATCCTTGGATGTCCGAATTGTCTTCTAAAGTTTATCAATATGCCTTCATTAATCTAGGGGATGCCTTTAAGCGCTTCTTCAAGGGAATAAGTAGTTATCCTAAATTTAAGAAGAAAGGCTACCATGATAGCTTTACCCTTGACAATTCCGGAAAGCCATTCAATCTGTCAGGAACTCGCCATAAGCTGCCTTTTGTGGGCTGGGTTTCTACATTTGAGGCTCTACCACCCAGTCTAGTTAAGAAAGTCACTATAACGCGCCAAGCAGGTGACTGGTATATGAGCTTTTTTGTAGAAACCACACCAGAAATCACACCGAAATTCCGAGAGAGAATCGGGGTAGACCTAGGAATTAACAATTTGGCGACTTGCTCCGATGGGACAAAATTCTCTAATCCCAAGGCTTATAAAGCAGCGACCAAAAAACTAGCCAGATTACAACGCCATTTAAGTCGCAAAGTCAAAGGCTCAAAAAATCGGGCTAAATGTCTCTTAAAAGTTCAAAAGCTACATCAAAGAGTAGCTAATATTCGCCGTGACACGATTCATAAAATAACTACTTTTTTGGCTAAAAACCACAGCCAAGTAGTCATTGAAGATTTGAATGTGTCTGGAATGCTGAAAAATCATGGTTTGGCGGGTTCTATCGCTGATGCTTCATTTTATGAGTTCCGTCGTCAACTAGGTTACAAGGCAGAACGTTATGGTTCAAAGTTGATTATTGCCGATAGATTTTATCCATCCAGTCAACTTTGTTCTAACTGTGGCCATCGTCAAAAAATGCCCCTAGTCCGTCGGACTTTTGAATGTCCAAACTGTGGCCTGAAGATTGATAGAGATTTGAACGCCAGTATAAATTTAGAAAAATCGCCTGGTTCCGACGATTACACTTGTGGACGGGGTGCTGCCGACAGTCCCGGACGAAGCCAGAAATAA
- a CDS encoding DUF760 domain-containing protein, protein MNNKSNGVPEFCGDRLSGSNGLWQYVKSMPPETIAQLSQPDPDVAQLMEHNLLQILGGLPSGHFDVTITTSRENLGRLLASAMMNGYFLNKAKQRMEFEKSVSNIYS, encoded by the coding sequence ATGAATAACAAGTCAAATGGAGTTCCTGAGTTTTGTGGCGATCGCCTTTCCGGCAGTAATGGATTGTGGCAATATGTGAAATCAATGCCCCCGGAAACAATAGCCCAACTCTCCCAACCTGATCCCGATGTAGCCCAATTGATGGAACATAATCTACTGCAAATACTTGGTGGATTGCCTTCTGGGCATTTTGATGTCACAATTACTACTAGCCGTGAAAATCTTGGTCGCCTTCTAGCTTCTGCGATGATGAATGGATATTTTCTCAACAAAGCTAAACAGCGCATGGAGTTTGAAAAATCCGTTTCTAATATTTACAGTTAA
- a CDS encoding alpha/beta hydrolase: MISLFPKAILIITVLTIVSYLVICVGLLWFQNRLIFFPSKTIEKTPDLLGMPYQEVWLKFPDSTSESEQINGWWIPGDSDMVIFDLHGNSSNIGGNLGYAKQFHNLGFSVWLIDYRGYGCSSDRFPCEKQVYEDAELAFNYLVNERQISPNKIVVFGHSLGGAIAIELATKHPEIAGLIIESSFTSILDMVKVKKQYGIFPINWLLHQKFDSIAKVRELKMPILFTHGTADELVPASMSEKLYQACPEPKQLLMIPDADHNHVKEMGGDRYQETIKKFLESL, encoded by the coding sequence ATGATTTCATTGTTCCCTAAAGCTATCTTAATTATCACTGTCCTGACTATAGTTAGCTATCTCGTTATCTGTGTTGGGTTACTTTGGTTTCAAAATCGGTTGATTTTTTTCCCATCTAAGACCATTGAAAAAACTCCCGATTTGTTAGGTATGCCATATCAAGAGGTTTGGTTAAAATTCCCCGATTCCACATCAGAAAGTGAACAGATTAATGGTTGGTGGATTCCTGGCGATTCCGACATGGTGATTTTTGATTTGCATGGAAACAGTAGTAATATTGGTGGTAATTTAGGCTATGCCAAACAATTTCATAATCTGGGATTTTCCGTGTGGTTGATAGATTATCGAGGTTATGGTTGTAGTAGCGATCGCTTTCCCTGTGAAAAACAAGTTTATGAAGATGCCGAGTTAGCTTTTAATTATTTGGTTAATGAGCGGCAAATTTCCCCCAATAAAATTGTCGTATTTGGGCATTCTTTGGGAGGTGCGATCGCTATTGAATTGGCGACCAAACACCCAGAAATTGCCGGATTGATTATCGAAAGTTCCTTTACTTCTATCCTCGATATGGTCAAGGTAAAGAAACAATATGGAATTTTTCCAATTAATTGGTTATTGCATCAAAAATTTGATTCTATTGCGAAAGTTCGGGAATTGAAAATGCCGATTTTATTCACACACGGGACCGCTGATGAGTTGGTTCCCGCCAGTATGAGTGAGAAGTTATACCAGGCTTGTCCTGAACCCAAACAATTGCTGATGATTCCTGATGCTGATCACAATCATGTCAAAGAAATGGGAGGCGATCGCTATCAGGAAACCATCAAGAAATTTTTGGAAAGTCTGTAA
- a CDS encoding AAA family ATPase, whose amino-acid sequence MHAQKKFNYMKVESIKIENFKRFQDLEISFKNNILDEVSDRYLILGDNGTGKTTLLQAIALPLALATGRIRDVADFNWIGFLPGRHFRWGSPKIEMQILFEEEELKTTSELAKKWYDAQPDEFKEMREFVEPGDSRRVSLLLNGDFWKAGDTPAERAQFRGRYYAQWFINRREQSVRHYFAKLPGVFWFDQFRNLGSHSKPDSSRDNLNESSSQASFDVGVGILRQYLIDWHRNQESGIGDYSNSYLLQIERLYQKVFPDRSFAGIEKLPTQNDPTGSETYFLLNDGYRTYDVQEMSAGEQSVFPLLYEFVRQQIAYSVVLIDEIDLNLHPPAAQYFVSQLMKIEPTCQFIITTHSDSVSNVVGESETYRLPGGTLCL is encoded by the coding sequence ATGCACGCACAGAAAAAATTTAATTATATGAAAGTAGAATCGATTAAAATCGAAAACTTCAAACGATTTCAGGACCTAGAAATTTCATTCAAGAATAATATTCTGGACGAGGTGAGCGATCGCTATCTGATCCTCGGCGATAACGGAACAGGTAAAACGACCCTCTTACAGGCGATCGCCCTTCCTTTAGCCTTAGCAACTGGTCGGATTCGAGATGTAGCAGATTTTAACTGGATCGGTTTCCTTCCCGGTCGCCATTTTAGGTGGGGATCGCCAAAGATTGAGATGCAGATTTTATTTGAGGAGGAAGAATTAAAAACCACTTCTGAACTGGCAAAAAAATGGTACGATGCTCAACCTGACGAATTCAAAGAAATGCGGGAATTTGTCGAACCGGGAGATAGCCGGAGAGTGAGTCTTCTGTTAAACGGTGATTTTTGGAAAGCTGGAGATACTCCCGCAGAACGCGCCCAATTTAGAGGAAGATATTATGCTCAATGGTTTATCAATAGGAGAGAACAATCTGTCCGACATTATTTTGCCAAACTTCCCGGAGTTTTTTGGTTTGACCAGTTCAGGAACTTAGGTTCCCATTCCAAGCCAGACAGTAGCAGAGACAATCTCAACGAAAGTAGTAGTCAAGCATCCTTTGATGTGGGAGTCGGCATTTTACGACAATACCTGATTGATTGGCACAGAAACCAAGAATCAGGAATTGGCGATTATTCAAATAGTTATTTATTGCAGATAGAAAGACTTTATCAAAAAGTTTTTCCCGATCGCTCATTTGCTGGGATAGAAAAACTGCCCACTCAAAATGATCCGACAGGTTCAGAAACTTATTTTCTGCTGAATGATGGATATCGAACCTATGACGTTCAAGAAATGTCAGCCGGAGAACAGTCTGTTTTTCCTTTGTTATATGAATTTGTGAGGCAACAAATTGCTTATTCGGTGGTCTTAATCGATGAAATAGATTTGAACTTACATCCTCCGGCTGCTCAATATTTTGTATCCCAACTGATGAAAATTGAACCGACCTGTCAATTTATTATTACCACTCACTCTGACTCGGTGAGCAATGTTGTTGGAGAAAGTGAAACCTACCGTTTACCGGGAGGAACGCTGTGTCTGTAA
- a CDS encoding antibiotic biosynthesis monooxygenase encodes MSEFFDFLKHKHAYIAIGEFKPGKFEEARELFEQAVSTYSTGFKGSYLLQEPGTDRGIAIIFWENIQDMEANQSEAYQALLDQMTPLFAKAPTTSFYEVRSEIRAAAESLV; translated from the coding sequence ATGTCCGAATTTTTTGATTTTCTGAAACACAAACACGCCTATATTGCGATCGGGGAGTTTAAGCCTGGTAAATTTGAAGAAGCCCGAGAACTGTTTGAACAAGCAGTTTCAACCTACAGTACCGGGTTCAAAGGGTCTTATTTGCTACAGGAACCGGGAACTGATCGTGGTATTGCCATTATCTTCTGGGAAAATATCCAAGACATGGAAGCCAATCAAAGTGAAGCATATCAGGCTTTGCTAGATCAAATGACACCCCTATTCGCCAAAGCCCCGACTACTTCATTCTACGAAGTTCGCAGCGAAATTCGTGCCGCCGCCGAATCTCTAGTTTAA
- a CDS encoding tetratricopeptide repeat protein has protein sequence MRLNHAPKFEAAIAYTGAINIKPDFIPALTAKAQALFHLGDYAEAIAYLRLNRDQEAKDAAQRALEINPGDLEIKQFLQTLP, from the coding sequence TTGAGATTAAATCATGCTCCCAAATTTGAGGCGGCGATCGCTTATACTGGCGCGATCAATATCAAACCTGATTTTATCCCCGCTTTGACCGCTAAAGCCCAAGCCCTATTTCACCTGGGAGACTATGCAGAGGCGATCGCATATCTGCGACTCAACCGCGACCAAGAGGCTAAAGATGCAGCCCAAAGGGCATTAGAAATTAATCCTGGCGACCTAGAAATTAAACAATTTCTGCAAACACTCCCCTAA
- a CDS encoding GNAT family N-acetyltransferase, which yields MNTLHSNQSPYSVAWISQISEVPQSEWDQLAQPLKTPFFEWDWLHNLEASGSATGQAGWLPNHLTVWRDSQLVAAAPLYLKGHSRGEFVFDHQWADLAYQLGIEYYPKMLGMSPFTPAEGYRFLIAPSEDEEEITGLMVHEIDRFCINHKISGCHFLYVDRQWQSTLEKQGFTPWLHHSYIWQNQGYNSFDDYLKIFNANQRRNIKRERKALDKVGLEMRILTGDDIPKSMFSLMYDFYASTCDKFGWWGSKYLTRKFFEQLHHDYRHRVVFVAAYTELDDRQPMGMSFCLTKGDRLYGRYWGSLQDVDCLHFNACYYSPIEWGINHGIKSFDPGAGGRHKQRRGFPARPNYSLHRFYDGRLSQILRNYIHRINDMEKQEINYLNQDLPFTDNSLTDF from the coding sequence ATGAATACCTTACACTCAAATCAATCGCCGTATTCGGTAGCTTGGATTAGTCAAATTTCGGAAGTCCCTCAGTCGGAGTGGGATCAACTCGCCCAACCCCTGAAAACTCCCTTTTTTGAATGGGACTGGCTGCATAATTTGGAGGCTTCTGGTAGTGCCACGGGACAGGCGGGTTGGCTGCCCAATCATCTGACAGTGTGGCGAGATTCTCAATTAGTCGCGGCCGCACCATTATATCTCAAAGGTCACAGTCGCGGTGAATTTGTTTTTGACCACCAATGGGCTGATTTGGCTTATCAATTGGGGATTGAATACTATCCCAAAATGTTGGGGATGTCACCTTTTACACCAGCAGAAGGCTATCGATTTTTAATTGCACCCTCGGAGGATGAGGAGGAAATTACTGGGTTAATGGTGCATGAAATAGATCGCTTTTGTATTAACCATAAAATTTCGGGCTGCCATTTTCTTTATGTAGATCGTCAATGGCAGTCTACTCTGGAAAAACAGGGATTTACCCCTTGGTTGCATCATAGTTATATCTGGCAAAATCAAGGATATAATAGTTTTGATGATTACTTAAAAATATTTAATGCTAATCAACGCCGTAATATCAAACGAGAACGAAAAGCCTTAGACAAAGTGGGGCTGGAAATGCGGATTTTGACGGGTGATGATATCCCTAAATCTATGTTTTCGCTGATGTATGATTTTTATGCGAGTACCTGCGATAAATTTGGCTGGTGGGGAAGTAAATATCTGACTCGGAAATTTTTTGAACAGTTACACCATGATTATCGTCACCGGGTGGTTTTTGTAGCTGCATATACTGAATTAGACGATCGCCAACCTATGGGGATGTCATTCTGTTTGACTAAAGGCGATCGCCTATATGGTCGCTATTGGGGAAGTTTACAAGATGTCGATTGTTTACACTTTAATGCTTGTTATTATTCCCCTATTGAATGGGGGATTAATCATGGGATTAAATCCTTTGACCCCGGGGCGGGAGGACGACATAAACAGCGTCGCGGTTTTCCAGCCAGACCTAACTACAGTCTCCATCGTTTTTATGATGGTCGTCTCTCTCAAATTCTCCGCAACTATATTCACCGCATTAATGACATGGAAAAACAGGAAATTAACTACCTTAATCAAGATTTACCATTCACCGATAACAGCTTAACTGATTTTTAG
- a CDS encoding pre-16S rRNA-processing nuclease YqgF: MVILGFDPGRDKCGVAVVGDNQQVYYHQVVAANDAIATVKSLCSQFSVQMVVMGNQTTSQTWKQQMRAVLPKSIHIAEVDERYSSLEARDRYWEMYPPQGLSRLLPQGMRVPPRPIDDIVAIILVERYQAGN; this comes from the coding sequence ATGGTGATTTTGGGTTTTGACCCGGGTCGGGATAAATGCGGGGTGGCGGTGGTAGGGGACAATCAACAAGTTTATTATCATCAGGTAGTGGCGGCGAATGATGCGATCGCTACGGTAAAATCACTCTGTAGTCAGTTTTCGGTGCAAATGGTGGTGATGGGAAATCAAACCACTTCCCAGACCTGGAAACAACAAATGCGTGCGGTTCTTCCCAAGTCTATTCACATAGCCGAAGTTGATGAGCGTTATAGTTCTTTGGAAGCACGCGATCGCTATTGGGAAATGTATCCCCCCCAGGGTCTTTCTCGTCTGTTACCCCAGGGGATGCGGGTTCCCCCTAGACCCATTGATGATATCGTGGCAATTATCCTAGTGGAACGTTATCAGGCGGGAAATTAG
- a CDS encoding tetratricopeptide repeat-containing S1 family peptidase: MSLVKNCLRPVQAIIAAGVITLLSVSNAIALMAEEIDRISEKITVSINGINPGSGVIIAREGDLYYVLTANHVVRSPDEYIIITHDGEKYPLDYDRVIRLPGIDLAVLAFSSDRTYPLAQIADYDYDAESRHIFISGWPEFQPRLFTAGLLISQAYKLAFVKEPTTRGYDLFYTNFTQVGMSGGPILDTQGQVIGIHGMSEGQILIDQITGTSNRVTVGYSAGIPVNRFLQSGIPLNLNISDRQPDPPTPRQLQSISAYMQVPPVSDRFSAIDWTNRGNQLYRHERWRDSLEAFERAINIQSNFYPAWYGRANALSSLSQYDEAIASYDRATQLQPNFHPAWRDRGALLMSLGRHEEALQAFDRLLQIQPDDYGIWYLRGNILMNHLDDYPEAARSYARVINIKPDFTPAFTAKAQALFRLGDYGEAIAWLDESLHQNSHQREAWVLRGQIFMAIQRYAQALNAYNRAVNLDSNHSQSWLGKAIAYLRLNRDQEAKDAAQRALEINPGDLEIQQFLQTLP, from the coding sequence ATGAGTCTAGTTAAAAATTGTTTGCGTCCGGTGCAAGCTATCATAGCAGCCGGAGTAATCACCCTGTTATCGGTCAGTAATGCGATCGCCCTAATGGCAGAAGAAATCGATCGCATAAGTGAAAAAATCACCGTCTCGATCAACGGTATCAACCCCGGTTCAGGAGTAATTATCGCCCGTGAGGGAGACCTGTATTATGTACTGACAGCTAACCATGTTGTCCGCAGTCCCGATGAATACATAATTATCACCCATGACGGCGAAAAATACCCCCTAGACTACGATCGCGTCATTAGACTACCGGGAATCGACTTAGCAGTTTTAGCCTTTAGTAGCGATCGCACCTACCCTCTGGCGCAAATTGCCGATTATGATTATGATGCTGAATCCAGACATATTTTCATTTCCGGCTGGCCAGAATTTCAGCCCCGCCTATTTACCGCCGGGTTACTAATTAGCCAAGCCTACAAACTCGCCTTTGTCAAAGAACCCACCACCCGTGGTTATGACCTATTTTATACCAATTTCACCCAGGTAGGTATGAGTGGGGGGCCGATTTTAGACACCCAAGGTCAGGTAATTGGTATTCATGGAATGTCAGAAGGTCAAATCCTCATAGACCAGATCACCGGAACCAGCAATCGAGTTACAGTAGGCTACAGTGCAGGTATTCCCGTCAACCGATTTTTGCAATCAGGGATTCCCCTTAACCTCAATATCAGCGATCGCCAACCAGACCCCCCTACCCCCCGCCAATTACAATCTATTTCGGCTTATATGCAGGTTCCCCCAGTTAGCGATCGCTTTAGCGCGATCGACTGGACCAATCGCGGAAATCAGCTTTATCGCCACGAAAGATGGCGAGACTCCTTAGAAGCCTTTGAAAGGGCGATTAACATACAGTCTAATTTTTATCCGGCTTGGTATGGTCGCGCCAATGCGTTATCCTCCCTGAGTCAATACGATGAGGCGATCGCATCCTATGATCGCGCTACCCAACTCCAACCTAATTTTCATCCCGCATGGCGCGATCGTGGGGCGCTATTAATGTCTCTCGGTCGCCACGAGGAAGCCTTACAAGCCTTTGACCGCCTCCTACAAATTCAACCTGATGATTATGGGATTTGGTATTTACGCGGCAATATTTTAATGAATCACCTAGATGACTACCCAGAGGCGGCGAGATCTTATGCTCGCGTGATCAATATCAAACCTGATTTTACCCCCGCTTTCACCGCTAAAGCCCAAGCCCTATTTCGCCTGGGAGACTATGGAGAGGCGATCGCATGGCTAGATGAGTCTCTCCATCAAAATTCTCACCAAAGGGAAGCCTGGGTTTTAAGGGGTCAAATCTTTATGGCAATTCAACGTTACGCACAAGCCCTTAATGCCTATAATCGCGCTGTTAATCTTGATAGTAACCACTCTCAAAGTTGGTTAGGTAAGGCGATCGCATATCTGCGACTCAACCGCGACCAAGAGGCTAAAGATGCAGCCCAAAGGGCATTAGAAATTAATCCTGGCGACCTAGAAATTCAACAATTTCTACAAACACTCCCCTAA
- a CDS encoding RibD family protein, translating into MDEIIPTTRPYTTVILAMSADGKIADPMRSPARFGSNADIIHLERQIAQADAVLFGNGTLAAYGTVLRVSSTELLGAREKNGKPPQPAQIVCSASGKINPTLKFFQQPVPKWLLTTFLGGQPWKRFSDHFDEVIVADDSNGVITWSEALQQLRDRGIQKLAVLGGGQLVASLMAYHAIDEFQLTVCPLILGGTTSPTPVDGEGFLSRFAPHLQLLSVQQVDDEVFLHYRVKSAL; encoded by the coding sequence ATGGATGAGATAATTCCAACCACCCGACCCTACACTACTGTTATTTTAGCCATGAGTGCGGATGGCAAAATTGCTGATCCGATGCGATCGCCTGCCAGATTTGGCTCTAATGCCGATATAATTCACCTAGAACGACAAATTGCCCAAGCCGACGCTGTACTGTTCGGAAACGGCACTCTCGCCGCCTATGGAACAGTTTTAAGGGTGTCTTCAACAGAATTGTTAGGCGCGCGGGAAAAAAACGGAAAACCCCCCCAACCAGCTCAAATAGTCTGTTCCGCATCAGGAAAAATTAACCCAACCCTCAAATTTTTTCAACAGCCTGTTCCCAAATGGTTACTGACCACATTCTTAGGGGGTCAGCCTTGGAAACGATTTTCCGACCACTTCGACGAAGTGATCGTCGCTGACGACTCCAATGGAGTGATCACCTGGTCAGAAGCGTTACAGCAACTGAGAGACCGAGGTATACAGAAACTAGCGGTCTTAGGTGGTGGTCAGCTAGTGGCATCTTTAATGGCTTACCATGCGATCGATGAGTTTCAACTCACAGTCTGTCCCCTAATTTTGGGGGGAACCACATCACCCACTCCGGTGGACGGAGAAGGATTTTTATCTCGCTTCGCACCCCATTTACAATTGTTGAGTGTCCAACAGGTAGATGATGAGGTATTTCTGCACTATCGGGTTAAATCTGCTCTATAA